In the Paramisgurnus dabryanus chromosome 5, PD_genome_1.1, whole genome shotgun sequence genome, one interval contains:
- the ccdc125 gene encoding coiled-coil domain-containing protein 125, whose protein sequence is MQDSREQCDDSSQCATEDDMTEGDLGDGMGARSIGQHDTSRVSLMKGKFWDLLSQSRQFKRGSEGNNEPFSWISCRAMYAVFREELEAERVVRCQKRESESSSEDTSEELQRRLQEVTEEVELLRTELEVTHRHLEGKHEALRILQGQAILDKATCHTKTLLQKSEQRTKALEKEVNALQWEITFNQVQFKNVENSWSLKYERVLTENEALKKELNERMTANRELTLENASLSQKCVELLSMLSVKEREDFQSSQPSCSLGTDGSLELAVYGACQCSFNGCEPCSCARTAAASRKQVLHLKQELEQQQKRKEEAYVMMDAFRIAFEQQLRRVGENMLCQAETSKKQTHNQRHEGGRKGSLTVAERLKRFLPAVMEGKMPTDSNETLHVLLDLLSDKEEALAHQRKVSYMLARNTEDMEKRLRMQLEELEISHRGTSAKTEALEENEWSRNKDSPSPDSRESQDLSFTDDLAADGVLSSKPNDPSAEMRDAKLDNKDL, encoded by the exons ATGCAGGACAGCAGAGAGCAATGTGACGATTCATCTCAATGCGCCACAGAAGATGACATGACAGAGGGGGACCTGGGGGATGGCATGGGGGCCAGATCCATAGGACAACATGACACAAGCCGTGTCTCACTGATGAAGGGGAAATTTTGGGACTTACTGTCCCAGTCACGTCAATTCAAAAGAGGCAGCGAGGGAAACAATGAGCCCTTCTCTTGGATATCATGCAGAGCCATGTATGCAGTCTTTAGGGAAGAACTAGAAGCTGAACGAGTTGTGAGGTGTCAAAAAAGAGAGTCTG AAAGTTCTTCTGAGGACACAAGTGAGGAACTGCAAAGAAGACTACAGGAGGTCACAGag GAAGTGGAGCTTTTACGCACCGAATTAGAAGTCACCCATCGCCACCTGGAGGGGAAACATGAGGCTCTAAGGATCTTGCAAGGACAG GCAATCTTGGACAAAGCAACTTGTCATACTAAAACCTTGCTTCAGAAGAGTGAGCAGAGGACCAAAGCCCTAGAAAAG GAAGTGAATGCTTTGCAGTGGGAAATAACCTTTAACCAGGTGCAGTTCAAAAATGTGGAAAACTCGTGGAGTTTAAAGTATGAAAG GGTGTTAACAGAAAATGAAGCACTGAAGAAAGAACTAAATGAAAGGATGACAGCGAATCGGGAGTTGACATTAGAAAACGCAT CTCTGAGCCAAAAATGCGTGGAGCTCCTCTCAATGCTTAGCGTTAAGGAAAGAGAAGACTTCCAGAGTTCCCAGCCATCATGCAGCTTGGGAACAGACGGTTCATTGGAG TTGGCAGTGTATGGGGCGTGCCAGTGTTCCTTTAATGGGTGTGAACCGTGCTCTTGTGCAAGAACAGCTGCTGCCAGTCGCAAACAAGTGCTGCACCTCAAGCAAGAG CTGGAGCAGCAGCAGAAGAGAAAGGAAGAGGCTTATGTAATGATGGATGCTTTCCGGATCGCCTTTGAGCAGCAGCTAAGGAGAGTCGGTGAGAACATGCTTTGTCAGGCTGAGACCAGCAAAAAGCAGACGCATAACCAAAGACATGAGGGAG ggagGAAAGGATCACTCACTGTAGCCGAAAGGCTGAAAAGGTTTTTGCCTGCTGTTATGGAAGGCAAGATGCCAACTGACTCCAATGAAACACTACATGTGCTGCTTGATCTG TTAAGTGATAAAGAAGAGGCCTTGGCACATCAGAGGAAGGTAAGCTACATGCTGGCACGAAACACTGAAGACATGGAAAAACGTCTAAGGATGCAACTAGAAGAGCTGGAAATCTCACACAGAGGCACCAGCGCAAAAACAGAGGCATTGGAAGAGAACGAATGGAGCAGAAATAAAGACTCTCCGTCTCCGGACAGCCGTGAATCACAAGATTTGTCTTTCACCGATGACCTTGCAGCTGATGGTGTCCTAAGCTCGAAACCGAACGATCCATCTGCCGAAATGAGAGATGCTAAGCTTGACAataaagatttataa
- the marveld2b gene encoding MARVEL domain-containing protein 2b yields the protein MSTGNGSASRFDRVRDMPYYDQVPVGSLPWGQEIPYPLGEMPASSYDPLPPPPLPNNPPVGPDFYPSDAEDQVDDAMDIKPIRRFIPDSVKNFFRGSGNSSNKKWPLPPPPLDNVNTTTDGVPCSPPHSRPPSPTAPSTYLDPYGGSGGSYASRKEQAMLLGEPLESVSGRSLQTAMTYSEKVEEYNQRYAYMKSWPGLLRILGCVELLLGAAVFACVCAYVHKDNEWFNMFGYSMQQTYGSYGSYGSSMGGMYGGSGGSYSGPLTPFVIVVAGLAWIMTVILLVLGVTMYYRTILLDSSWWPITECVINLALALLYMVAAIVYVRDTVRGGLCYLPQFNAGPNAGFCRTESGQTAAIIFLFINMLLYLVGAGVCLKLWRHEAARMRRERLGQDKIGAVPLTMMGPGSSVSAPVYNGPTMGYPETIDGTAPSVMMEPEILRGHIPAGHIPKPLVIADYVAKYPTIRTDEERERYKAVFNDQYAEYKELHAEVQVLTQKFEDLDNMIRSLPQHPTNPMEQERINSIVQDYNRKKADPTFLEKRDRCEYLKNKLAHIKQKIQEYDKVMDWNDGYS from the exons ATGTCGACTGGAAACGGGTCAGCGTCCCGCTTCGATCGGGTCAGAGATATGCCTTACTATGACCAAGTGCCTGTGGGCTCACTGCCATGGGGCCAGGAGATCCCTTATCCTCTCGGTGAAATGCCAGCATCCAGCTATGACCCTTTACCACCACCTCCGCTCCCCAACAATCCTCCGGTCGGCCCGGATTTCTACCCCAGTGATGCTGAAGATCAGGTGGATGATGCCATGGACATCAAACCCATCCGACGTTTTATTCCCGACTCTGTGAAGAACTTCTTCAGAGGCAGTGGAAACAGTAGCAACAAGAAATGGCCCCTTCCACCACCACCACTTGATAATGTGAACACGACCACTGATGGCGTGCCGTGCTCCCCTCCACACTCGCGTCCACCGTCACCCACGGCCCCCAGCACCTACCTTGATCCTTACGGAGGGTCTGGGGGCAGCTACGCTTCCAGAAAGGAGCAGGCGATGTTGTTAGGGGAACCACTGGAATCGGTTTCTGGACGCTCTTTACAGACAGCTATGACTTACAGTGAGAAGGTGGAGGAGTACAATCAGCGCTACGCTTACATGAAGTCCTGGCCCGGACTTCTGCGCATTCTGGGTTGCGTTGAGCTGCTTTTGGGGGCTGCCGTTTTTGCGTGCGTCTGCGCATACGTGCACAAGGATAACGAGTGGTTCAACATGTTTGGTTACTCAATGCAGCAGACGTATGGATCTTATGGATCATACGGATCTTCAATGGGTGGGATGTACGGAGGATCTGGGGGTTCCTACTCCGGGCCCTTGACCCCTTTTGTGATTGTGGTGGCTGGATTGGCCTGGATCATGACTGTCATTTTATTAGTCTTAGGGGTGACTATGTATTATCGTACCATTCTGCTTGACTCTAGCTGGTGGCCGATCACTGAGTGTGTGATAAATCTGGCATTAGCGCTTCTATACATGGTAGCAGCAATAGTGTATGTGCGAGACACGGTTCGCGGAGGTCTCTGCTATTTACCTCAGTTTAACGCTGGGCCCAATGCCGGGTTTTGTCGAACTGAGTCTGGGCAGACTGCTGCTATCATCTTCCTGTTTATCAACATGCTGTTGTATCTTGTGGGTGCAGGCGTGTGTCTGAAGCTTTGGAGACATGAAGCTGCAAGGATGCGAAGAGAGAGACTGGGTCAAGAT AAAATAGGAGCAGTTCCACTCACTATG ATGGGTCCAGGCTCCAGTGTCTCTGCCCCAGTTTACAATGGTCCAACAATGGGCTATCCAGAGACGATAGATGGCACAGCACCTTCAGTTATGATGGAACCAGAGATTTTAAGGGGTCATATCCCTGCTGGCCATATCCCCAAACCTCTGGTCATCGCGGACTATGTGGC GAAATACCCCACAATTCGCACTGATGAGGAAAGGGAGCGCTACAAGGCAGTGTTTAATGATCAATATGCAGAATATAAAGAGTTACACGCTGAGGTTCAGGTGTTAACACAGAAATTTGAGGACCTGGACAATATGATAAGAAGTCTGCCACAACACCCTACCAACCCAATG GAGCAAGAGAGAATCAACAGCATTGTTCAGGACTATAACAGAAAAAAGGCT GACCCGACGTTCCTGGAAAAGAGAGACAGGTGTGAATATCTAAAGAACAAACTGGCTCACATAAAGCAGAAAATTCAGGAGTATGACAAAGTCATGGACTGGAATGATGGTTACAGTTAG
- the ak6 gene encoding adenylate kinase isoenzyme 6 yields MKIMKRPNILLTGTPGVGKTTLGKELAQRTGLTYINVGDLAQEAQLFDGFDEEYHCPILDEDRVVDELEDKLGDGGVIIDYHGCDFFPERWFQIVFVLRTDNTNLYNRLESRGYAGKKLQDNVQCEIFQTIYEEALEAYKEEIVHQLPSNTPEDLETNLEQIIQWIEQWMKDNN; encoded by the exons ATGAAAATCATGaagagaccaaacattcttctcACAG GAACCCCTGGAGTTGGAAAAACCACATTAGGAAAAGAGCTAGCTCAGAGAACAGGATTAACCTATATCAACGTTGGAGATTTAGCACAGGAGG CTCAGTTGTTTGATGGATTTGATGAAGAATATCATTGCCCAATACTGGATGAGGACAGG GTTGTGGATGAGCTGGAGGACAAACTAGGTGATGGAGGCGTCATCATTGATTACCATGGCTGTGATTTCTTTCCTGAACGTTGGTTTCAGATTGTTTTTGTCCTCCGCACAGACAACACCAATCTCTATAATCGCCTTGAAAGCAG AGGATACGCAGGAAAAAAGCTCCAGGACAATGTGCAGTGTGAAATTTTCCAAACAATCTACGAGGAAGCACTGGAAGCCTACAAAGAGGAGATAGTCCATCAGCTCCCCAGTAACACACCTGAAGACCTCGAGACGAATCTGGAACAAATTATTCAGTGGATTGAACAGTGGATGAAAGACAACAATTGA
- the fam151b gene encoding protein FAM151B — protein MGVNKNKLSRCILCAIVIGSLVVYCLRLQSLSNSTGSMPEQTLEYFLNKGKIQRKDAADIEWCHAANSKSKLTDALQSSAQMIEADVLLRGRDPKEPIMAHPPDNDSDITLKEWLKEVVKSDKGIKLDFKSLAAVSPSMTLLEEIRDQLQRPVWINADILPGPGGKATPLDPKAFLQEVSQKSDDVLSLGWTTGWDADVDNPGYSWEMVHQMEDLCRSLKQPVTFPVRAALLHVSFPQIKWLLEQSDRYSLTVWTGNNDVLKVEDLLPYRQNFSKTRIYYDLLESQITQFKGLTGY, from the exons ATGggtgtaaataaaaataaattgtcCCGCTGCATTCTGTGTGCTATTGTTATTGGATCGTTGGTCGTTTACTGTCTCCGATTACAGTCGCTGTCAAACTCCACAG GATCTATGCCTGAACAAACACTGGAATATTTCCTCAACAAAGGGAAGATACAAAGAAAAGATGCTGCTGATATCGAGTGGTGTCACGCGGCAAACAGCAAGAGCAAACTCACCGATGCTCTTCAAA GTTCAGCACAGATGATTGAAGCTGATGTTCTTCTCAGGGGTCGTGATCCAAAAGAGCCCATTATGGCACACCCACCTGATAACGACAGTGATATAACCCTGAAGGAATGGCTTAAAGAGGTTGTGAAATCTGACAAAGGAATAAAATTAGACTTTAAAAG TCTTGCAGCAGTCTCCCCATCCATGACTCTACTGGAAGAAATTCGAGATCAGTTGCAGAGACCAGTGTGGATCAATGCTGACATTCTTCCTGGTCCTGGTGGTAAAGCCACCCCCTTGGACCCTAAGGCCTTTCTACAGGAAGTATCACAGAAGTCAGATGATGTTCTCTCTTTGGGTTGGACCACTGGATGGGATGCAGATGTAGATAACCCTG GTTACAGTTGGGAGATGGTTCATCAGATGGAAGACCTGTGCAGATCCCTAAAGCAACCAGTCACATTCCCAGTCCGAGCAGCCCTACTTCATGTGTCCTTCCCGCAGATCAAGTGGCTTTTAGAGCAGTCAGACCG GTACAGCCTGACTGTATGGACAGGCAACAATGATGTTCTCAAAGTCGAGGATCTGCTGCCTTATAGACAAAACTTCAGCAAAACCAGGATTTACTACGATCTGTTAGAGTCTCAAATTACACAGTTTAAAGGACTAACTGGCTACTAA
- the rad17 gene encoding cell cycle checkpoint protein RAD17: MMSKLSLGGKQSSGKINSWVEPSFGEVLRGVGANKTLRKGTHSGESKTTRWPTTGDQTVIKSRKRKGDLPVSDNQISAPSQAYKPDQDEPWVDIHAPQSQAELAVHKKKVEEVESWLRVHLDKTNKGGAILLLTGPSGCGKTATVRVLAKDLGFQIQEWSNPSTTSQYTTEDMFTQSFDPDSRFNRFHGSSQTGLFQEFLLRANRYNRLQMSGEKKAEDKKIIFVEEFPNQFYRQPGCLHDILRQFRKTGRCPLVMIVSDSLSGDKNSRRLFKDVLHELEIQNISFNPVAPTSMVKVLSRIVTVEAGKSSGRISIPDKAALEVLSCGSSGDIRSAINSLQFSSFTDSSLEKSLWASKKVKSTSAKSAVRAKGRNKSSKSTDVQAESPVIGGKDASLFLFRALGKILYCKREQYEGSQVPKLPPHLTEHQRDKLLVDPELVIERSHMSGEFFNLYLHQNYPDFFSDVEDIARASEYLSDADFLTAEWSSRSTMLEYGSSVATRGLMHSNSSRAQASSQFTVGFKPLHKPHWLHINKTYRENYQTAQSLFVNFCLTPVSLLSDMVPYLAKLTNPMRNQAQIAFIQNVGHLSQRRAPGRLRLEALGDKDPGVLDTDSENEDSPGVQSLDPGTTSGTVTTESNLPNSQELSASQPQPTSTEALLDEEDLLIEEYDSD; this comes from the exons ATGATGTCAAAGCTGTCTCTGGGAGGAAAACAGTCCTCTGGAAAA aTCAACAGCTGGGTGGAACCATCTTTTGGTGAAGTTTTAAGAGGTGTTGGAGCAAATAAGACCCTGAGAAAAGGAACACATTCTGGTGAAAGCAAGACTACGAGGTGGCCAACCACTGGAGACcaaactgtaataaaatctAGAAAAAGAAAAGGAGATCTTCCTGTGTCCGACAACCAGATCAGTGCTCCAAGTCAAGCATATAAACCAGATCAGGATGAGCCTTGGGTGGATATTCATGCCCCCCAATCACAA GCTGAATTGGCAGTCCACAAAAAGAAAGTTGAAGAAGTTGAAAGTTGGCTAAGAGTTCATTTGGACAAAACAAACAAG ggtggcgctatcTTGTTGCTCACTGGCCCCTCTGGTTGTGGGAAGACTGCCACTGTTAGAGTTCTTGCAAAGGATTTGGGTTTTCAGATCCAGGAGTGGTCCAATCCCAGCACCACTTCACAATACACAACAGAGGATATGTTTACACAAAGCTTTGATCCAG ATTCAAGGTTTAATCGTTTCCATGGCAGCTCGCAAACCGGGTTATTTCAGGAGTTTCTGCTAAGAGCCAACAGATACAACCGTCTACAGATGAGTGGAGAGAAAAAGGCTgaagacaaaaaaattatttttgtagaG GAATTTCCAAACCAGTTTTATAGGCAACCAGGGTGCTTGCATGATATTCTCAg GCAATTTAGGAAGACTGGTCGGTGCCCACTGGTAATGATCGTGTCTGATAGCCTCAGTGGGGACAAGAACTCAAGACGTCTTTTTAAGGATGTTTTGCATGAACTTGAAATTCAAAACATAAG TTTTAACCCTGTGGCCCCCACAAGCATGGTGAAGGTTCTAAGCCGCATTGTGACCGTTGAGGCAGGAAAG AGTTCAGGCAGGATCTCTATTCCTGATAAAGCTGCTTTAGAAGTTCTCAGCTGTGGAAGCTCAGGAGATATTCGTAGTGCCATCAACAGTTTGCAGTTCTCCTCATTTACTG ACAGTTCCCTGGAGAAAAGCCTCTGGGCTTCCAAAAAGGTCAAGTCTACTTCAGCAAAAAGTGCAGTAAGGGCAAAGGGGAGAAACAAGTCTTCCAAATCTACAGACGTGCAAGCTGAAAGCCCAGTTATTGGTGGGAAAGATGCTTCACTGTTCCTCTTCAGAGCTTTAGGGAAAATCCTCTACTGCAAAC GGGAACAGTATGAAGGCTCCCAGGTACCCAAGCTGCCTCCACATCTAACAGAGCATCAGAGGGACAAACTGCTTGTTGATCCAGAA CTTGTTATAGAGCGTTCTCATATGTCTGGGGAGTTCTTCAACCTTTACCTGCATCAGAACTATCCTGACTTCTTCTCAGATGTGGAAGATATAGCACGAGCCAGCGAGTACCTCTCTGATGCTGACTTCCTGACAGCAGAATGGAGT TCAAGGTCTACCATGTTGGAGTACGGATCATCGGTGGCCACTAGAGGGCTTATGCACTCAAACTCTTCTCGAGCACAAGCCAGCAGCCAATTTACTGTCGGATTCAAGCCTCTTCATAAACCTCATTGGCTACACATAAACAAGACG TATCGAGAAAATTACCAGACAGCACAATCACTCTTCGTAAATTTCTGCCTTACCCCTGTGAGCCTCCTGTCAGATATGGTGCCTTACCTTGCCAAGCTCACCAACCCAATGAGGAATCaag ctcagATAGCATTCATCCAGAACGTTGGTCATCTTTCTCAAAGAAGAGCTCCTGGCAG GCTAAGACTTGAAGCACTTGGTGACAAAGACCCTGGCGTTTTGGATACTGACAGCGAAAATGAAGATTCCCCTGGAGTTCAGTCGCTCGATCCTGGTACCACATCAGGGACTGTCACAACTGAATCTAACCTGCCAAATAGCCAAGAACTATCTGCCAGCCAACCCCAGCCAACAAGCACTGAAGCCCTTCTGGATGAGGAAGACCTCTTGATTGAGGAATATGACAGTGATTAG